In Desulfotignum phosphitoxidans DSM 13687, a single window of DNA contains:
- a CDS encoding cache domain-containing protein: MATDHYTRPHLLQALPVRIVIPVALTLILFILTIFLFILPQMESFMMDGKRETTRHLTETAWSVLDYYHGRETAGNLSASQAQQAAVALLAQLRFGDDGKDYFWINDTTPTMIMHPYRPDLEGQNVAAFTDPAGNPLFADMVAITQTSGSGFVDYLWQWKEDPTHIVPKISHVMAFEPWGWIVGTGIYVADVKAEISAVTRKITLACAGIVGVVLVLSGYIVWAAAASRKERLAAMARSELQEKQLVQADKMASLGILVAGVAHEVNNPATMLMLNAPNLKKAFESFLPVLDDHFARHPDVRVCHMTYPDLRTRIQRMLAAILEASTRIKTLISDLKDFSRPADTRTPFPDPAIDVNQVVEKALALTHNTLKKITPHVSAHYGTHLPKVSGDFQKLLQVVINLLTNAGQALENKDQAITVMTSANQHKNIVTIEVTDTGPGVAGAMLEKIMDPFYTTRRDEGGTGLGLFISEKIVSDMQGVLELVSEPGRGFTARIVLPCAKK; the protein is encoded by the coding sequence ATGGCAACCGATCACTATACCCGACCCCATCTCCTCCAGGCGTTGCCGGTCCGGATCGTCATTCCGGTGGCCCTGACCCTAATTTTGTTTATCCTGACCATTTTTCTGTTCATCCTTCCCCAAATGGAATCGTTCATGATGGACGGAAAAAGAGAAACCACCCGGCACCTGACGGAAACCGCCTGGTCCGTGCTTGATTATTATCACGGCCGGGAAACGGCGGGAAATCTGTCCGCCTCCCAGGCCCAGCAGGCAGCCGTGGCTTTGCTGGCACAGCTGCGGTTCGGGGATGACGGCAAGGATTATTTCTGGATCAATGACACGACTCCAACCATGATCATGCACCCCTACCGCCCGGACCTTGAGGGCCAAAATGTGGCCGCATTCACGGATCCGGCCGGCAATCCTTTGTTTGCCGATATGGTGGCGATCACACAAACGTCCGGATCCGGATTTGTGGATTACCTGTGGCAGTGGAAGGAAGACCCCACCCACATCGTGCCCAAAATTTCCCATGTCATGGCGTTTGAACCCTGGGGATGGATTGTCGGCACGGGCATCTATGTGGCGGATGTCAAAGCGGAAATTTCGGCTGTCACGAGAAAAATCACCCTGGCCTGTGCCGGCATTGTGGGCGTGGTGCTGGTGCTGTCCGGCTATATTGTGTGGGCCGCGGCCGCTTCCAGAAAAGAAAGGCTGGCGGCCATGGCCCGGTCCGAATTGCAGGAAAAACAGCTGGTCCAGGCGGACAAAATGGCTTCTTTAGGTATTCTGGTGGCCGGAGTGGCCCATGAAGTGAACAACCCGGCCACCATGTTAATGCTCAACGCGCCGAATCTGAAAAAAGCGTTTGAATCTTTTCTGCCGGTTTTAGACGACCATTTTGCCAGGCATCCGGACGTCCGTGTCTGCCACATGACTTACCCGGACCTGCGCACCCGGATCCAGCGGATGCTGGCCGCCATCCTGGAGGCATCCACCCGCATCAAAACCCTGATTTCCGATCTCAAGGATTTTTCCCGGCCCGCAGACACCCGCACCCCGTTTCCCGACCCGGCAATCGATGTCAACCAGGTGGTGGAAAAAGCCCTGGCCCTGACCCACAACACCCTGAAAAAAATCACCCCCCATGTGTCGGCACATTACGGCACACACCTGCCAAAAGTATCCGGAGATTTTCAGAAACTGCTGCAGGTGGTGATCAACCTGCTGACAAATGCCGGCCAGGCCCTGGAAAACAAGGACCAGGCCATCACGGTCATGACATCGGCCAATCAGCATAAAAATATCGTCACCATTGAAGTCACTGACACGGGTCCCGGGGTAGCTGGGGCCATGCTGGAAAAAATCATGGATCCCTTTTACACCACCCGCAGGGATGAAGGGGGCACGGGCTTAGGCCTGTTTATTTCCGAAAAAATCGTGTCCGACATGCAGGGGGTGCTGGAACTGGTTTCCGAGCCCGGCCGGGGATTTACCGCCAGGATCGTCTTGCCCTGCGCGAAAAAATAA
- the acs gene encoding acetate--CoA ligase — protein MTETLFHAPDEFRNNAWIKNMDEYQTLYQESVEDPDTFWARMADNFYWDKKWDKVREYNYHLSKGPISIQWFINGKTNICYNCLDRHLPERKDQTALIWEGNSEGEDLTITYGQLHEKVCRFANALKEKGVVKGDRVAIYMPMIPELAATMLACARIGAIHSIVFGGFSAEALADRIEDSLCKVLVTTDGVMRGAKAVPLKTAADRALTLCEERGHQVQTCFVVKRTGSDIPMKADRDVWWHEAADAQSPECPVEWMDAEDPLFILYTSGSTGKPKGVQHNVGGYMVYAGTTFKYVFDYHDGDIYWCTADIGWVTGHSYIVYGPLSQGATSVMFEGVPTYPDPGRFWATVDKWKVNQFYTAPTAIRALMAQGEKWVEKYDLSSLRLLGSVGEPINPEAWRWYHTHVGKGRCPIVDTWWQTETGGIMISPLPYAIDQKPGSATLPFFGIQPVLLNEQGEELAGACDGILAIKEPWPGQMRTVYNDHDRFGKVYFQMFDGYYFAGDGCRRDEDGYFWITGRVDDVINVSGHRMGTAEVESALVSHPQVAEAAVIGYPHDIKGQGIYAFVTLNVSATPSPELLKELKAHVREEIGPIATPDIINFAPGLPKTRSGKIMRRILRKIATNEYDQLGDISTLADSDVVGNLITSHKALLK, from the coding sequence ATGACGGAAACCCTGTTTCACGCCCCTGACGAATTTCGAAACAACGCCTGGATCAAAAACATGGATGAATATCAGACCCTGTACCAGGAGTCCGTTGAAGATCCGGACACCTTCTGGGCCCGTATGGCGGACAATTTTTACTGGGACAAAAAATGGGACAAAGTCCGGGAATACAACTATCATCTGTCCAAAGGCCCGATCTCCATTCAATGGTTCATCAACGGCAAAACCAATATCTGTTACAACTGCCTGGACCGGCACCTGCCGGAAAGAAAAGATCAGACCGCGTTGATCTGGGAAGGCAACAGTGAGGGAGAAGACCTGACCATCACCTATGGCCAGCTCCATGAAAAAGTATGCCGGTTCGCCAATGCCCTCAAAGAAAAAGGCGTGGTCAAAGGGGACCGGGTGGCCATTTACATGCCCATGATCCCGGAACTGGCCGCCACCATGCTGGCCTGTGCCCGGATCGGGGCCATTCATTCCATCGTGTTCGGCGGGTTTTCCGCCGAAGCCCTGGCCGACCGGATCGAGGACAGTCTGTGCAAAGTATTGGTGACCACGGACGGGGTGATGCGGGGCGCCAAGGCAGTACCCTTGAAAACGGCGGCCGACCGGGCTCTGACCCTGTGCGAAGAACGGGGCCACCAGGTGCAGACCTGTTTTGTGGTCAAACGCACCGGCTCCGACATCCCCATGAAAGCCGACCGGGATGTGTGGTGGCATGAAGCCGCCGATGCCCAGTCCCCTGAATGTCCCGTGGAATGGATGGATGCGGAAGACCCGCTGTTCATTCTTTATACCTCGGGCTCCACGGGCAAACCCAAGGGGGTCCAGCACAATGTGGGCGGATACATGGTATACGCCGGCACCACGTTCAAGTATGTTTTTGACTATCATGACGGGGATATTTACTGGTGCACGGCAGATATCGGCTGGGTCACGGGCCATTCCTACATCGTTTATGGGCCGTTGTCCCAGGGCGCCACCTCTGTGATGTTCGAAGGCGTGCCCACCTATCCGGACCCGGGCCGGTTCTGGGCCACGGTGGACAAATGGAAAGTGAACCAGTTCTACACCGCGCCCACGGCCATAAGGGCTTTGATGGCCCAGGGAGAAAAATGGGTGGAAAAATATGATCTGTCTTCCCTGCGCCTGCTGGGATCCGTGGGAGAACCCATCAACCCGGAAGCCTGGCGCTGGTATCACACCCATGTGGGCAAAGGACGCTGCCCCATTGTGGATACCTGGTGGCAGACCGAAACCGGCGGCATCATGATCTCGCCTCTGCCCTATGCCATCGACCAGAAGCCCGGGTCCGCCACCCTGCCGTTTTTCGGGATTCAACCCGTCCTTCTCAACGAACAGGGAGAGGAATTGGCAGGGGCCTGTGACGGCATACTGGCCATCAAGGAGCCCTGGCCGGGCCAGATGCGCACCGTGTATAACGATCACGACCGGTTCGGCAAAGTGTATTTTCAAATGTTTGACGGCTATTATTTTGCCGGAGACGGATGCCGGAGAGATGAAGACGGATATTTCTGGATCACCGGACGGGTGGATGATGTCATCAATGTGTCCGGCCACCGCATGGGCACGGCTGAAGTGGAATCCGCCCTGGTAAGCCACCCCCAGGTGGCGGAAGCCGCCGTCATCGGATATCCCCACGACATCAAGGGCCAGGGCATCTACGCCTTTGTCACCCTGAATGTCAGTGCCACACCGTCGCCGGAGCTGCTCAAGGAGCTGAAAGCCCATGTCAGGGAAGAGATCGGCCCCATCGCCACCCCGGACATCATCAACTTTGCACCCGGGCTTCCCAAAACCCGGTCCGGCAAGATCATGCGCCGGATCCTGCGTAAAATCGCCACCAATGAATATGACCAGCTCGGAGACATCTCCACGCTGGCGGATTCCGATGTGGTGGGCAACCTGATCACCAGTCACAAGGCTTTGCTGAAATAG
- a CDS encoding metal-sensitive transcriptional regulator, with translation MHPEYNDQLPGLNRIEGQIKGIKKMIENRRYCVDILTQLKAVKAALHKVEQNVLKTHMQHCLMHAVTSKDQADIQEKIDELMQLLSKRI, from the coding sequence ATGCATCCCGAGTACAATGATCAGCTGCCCGGTCTCAACCGCATTGAGGGACAGATCAAGGGCATCAAAAAAATGATTGAAAACCGCCGCTACTGTGTGGATATTCTGACCCAGCTCAAGGCGGTCAAGGCGGCGTTGCACAAGGTGGAACAGAATGTGTTGAAAACCCATATGCAGCATTGCCTGATGCATGCGGTGACCTCAAAGGATCAGGCAGATATTCAGGAAAAGATCGATGAACTGATGCAACTTTTGAGCAAACGGATATGA
- a CDS encoding heavy metal translocating P-type ATPase has protein sequence MDMETRQFKIDGMTCAACVRRVENAIKDVSGVSSASVNLATEKAQVAYEPGQTKEAAIIHAVAAAGYGLAPVDENSDPDLDAAKKEKERKQEYLRLIISIGFAIPLVFVAMAEMVGISLPAFINPGQSPGTFALVQLMLTLPIVLAGFHFYTRGFPALFKGHPNMDSLIAIGTTAAITYSAVNTVLIFTGRTEYVMNLYYETAGVIIALIKVGKYMETVSKGRTSGAIKELMGLAPKTAIVVRNGKEAVIPIEDVAVGDELIVRPGEKIAVDGTVTDGHTSVDESMLTGESIPVEKNQGDTVTGASINQNGTIRYRADKVGKDTALARIIQLVEEAQGSKAPIARMADIISSYFVPVVIGIALVSAGAWLIGGAGVTFSLKIFIAVLVIACPCALGLATPTAIMVGTGRGASLGVLIKGGQPLETAGRIHTIVLDKTGTITEGKPRVTDIKALNGFEESDILQLAASAEKGSEHSLGAAVVAESEKLKLAFLPATGFSAVPGRGITVTVDQKDLMFGNLAFMKENQVMDADLPEADVLSGQGKTVMYLAMDQKLAGIIAVADVVKPDSAAAIARLQKMGLKTVMLTGDNELTAQAIAKQVNIDQVVSQVMPGDKADQVKQLQADGTRVAMVGDGINDAPALAQADLGFAIGSGTDVAMESAGIVLMQNSLAGVVTAIDLSRATLRNIKQNLFWAFFYNCAGIPLAAGLFHLFGGPTLNPMFAAGAMALSSVSVVTNALRLKNFKPTLEPGVPAQSIEPATKETPMKTLIKIDGMSCMHCAKSVTDRLNALEGITSTKVNLEQKQAVVESKQPVDKDLVTRTITDAGYTVTGFEAPPE, from the coding sequence ATGGATATGGAAACCAGACAGTTTAAAATAGACGGCATGACCTGTGCGGCCTGTGTCAGGCGGGTGGAAAATGCCATCAAGGATGTGTCCGGTGTTTCGTCGGCCTCCGTCAACCTGGCAACGGAAAAAGCCCAGGTGGCATATGAACCGGGCCAGACAAAAGAGGCGGCGATCATCCATGCCGTGGCAGCGGCCGGATACGGCCTGGCCCCTGTGGATGAAAACAGTGACCCGGACCTGGATGCGGCAAAAAAAGAAAAAGAACGCAAACAGGAGTATCTTCGCCTGATTATTTCCATCGGATTTGCCATTCCTTTGGTGTTTGTGGCCATGGCTGAAATGGTGGGGATTTCCCTTCCGGCATTCATCAACCCCGGGCAAAGTCCCGGCACGTTTGCCCTGGTCCAGCTGATGCTGACCCTGCCCATTGTTCTGGCCGGGTTCCATTTTTACACCCGGGGATTTCCCGCCCTGTTCAAGGGCCATCCCAACATGGATTCTCTGATCGCCATCGGAACGACAGCCGCCATCACCTACAGTGCCGTCAACACGGTGCTGATTTTTACCGGCCGGACCGAATATGTGATGAACCTGTATTATGAAACGGCCGGCGTGATCATTGCCCTGATCAAGGTGGGCAAATACATGGAGACCGTGAGCAAGGGGCGGACATCCGGTGCCATCAAGGAACTCATGGGATTGGCGCCCAAGACCGCCATTGTCGTTCGGAACGGCAAAGAAGCGGTGATCCCCATCGAAGATGTGGCGGTCGGGGATGAACTGATTGTCAGACCCGGGGAAAAAATTGCCGTGGACGGGACAGTCACGGACGGACACACTTCCGTGGATGAATCCATGCTCACCGGCGAAAGCATTCCTGTGGAAAAAAATCAAGGGGATACAGTGACCGGTGCCAGCATCAACCAGAACGGCACCATCCGGTACCGGGCCGACAAAGTGGGCAAAGACACGGCCCTGGCCCGGATCATTCAGCTGGTGGAAGAGGCCCAGGGCAGCAAAGCCCCCATCGCCCGGATGGCGGATATCATTTCCAGCTATTTTGTGCCTGTGGTCATCGGTATCGCCCTGGTATCGGCCGGGGCCTGGCTCATCGGGGGTGCCGGGGTGACGTTTTCTTTGAAAATATTCATCGCCGTTCTGGTGATCGCCTGCCCCTGTGCGCTGGGGCTGGCCACGCCCACGGCCATCATGGTGGGGACCGGCCGGGGTGCATCCTTAGGGGTGCTGATCAAAGGGGGACAGCCCCTTGAGACGGCCGGCCGCATCCACACCATTGTGCTGGACAAGACCGGCACCATCACGGAGGGCAAACCCAGGGTCACCGACATAAAGGCCCTCAACGGATTTGAAGAATCCGACATTCTCCAGCTGGCAGCTTCGGCTGAAAAAGGGTCGGAACATTCCCTGGGCGCAGCCGTGGTGGCGGAAAGTGAAAAACTAAAACTGGCTTTTCTGCCGGCAACAGGATTTTCCGCCGTTCCCGGCAGGGGCATCACCGTGACCGTGGACCAAAAAGACCTGATGTTCGGCAATCTGGCATTTATGAAGGAAAACCAGGTGATGGACGCGGATCTGCCGGAAGCCGATGTTTTGTCCGGCCAGGGAAAAACCGTCATGTATCTGGCCATGGACCAAAAGCTGGCCGGTATCATTGCCGTGGCCGATGTGGTCAAGCCGGATTCGGCAGCAGCCATTGCCCGGCTCCAGAAAATGGGGTTGAAAACCGTGATGCTGACCGGAGACAATGAGTTGACCGCCCAGGCCATTGCAAAACAGGTGAATATTGATCAGGTGGTGTCCCAGGTCATGCCGGGCGATAAAGCTGATCAGGTAAAACAGCTCCAGGCGGATGGCACCCGGGTGGCCATGGTGGGGGACGGGATCAATGACGCCCCTGCCCTGGCCCAGGCAGATCTGGGCTTTGCCATCGGTTCGGGCACGGATGTGGCCATGGAATCCGCCGGCATTGTGTTGATGCAGAACAGCCTGGCCGGCGTGGTCACGGCCATTGACCTGAGCCGGGCCACCTTGAGAAATATCAAACAGAACCTGTTCTGGGCGTTTTTCTACAATTGTGCCGGCATTCCCCTGGCGGCCGGACTGTTCCACCTGTTCGGCGGTCCTACATTGAATCCCATGTTTGCCGCCGGTGCCATGGCGTTGAGTTCCGTGTCCGTGGTGACCAATGCCCTGCGATTGAAAAATTTCAAACCCACCCTGGAACCCGGCGTTCCAGCGCAATCGATTGAACCTGCAACAAAGGAGACACCCATGAAAACCCTTATTAAAATTGACGGTATGAGCTGCATGCACTGCGCCAAAAGTGTCACGGACCGTTTGAACGCCCTTGAAGGCATCACATCCACGAAGGTCAATCTGGAGCAGAAACAGGCTGTGGTGGAATCCAAACAACCCGTGGACAAGGACCTGGTGACCCGGACCATCACGGATGCCGGCTACACCGTGACCGGTTTTGAGGCACCGCCGGAATAA
- a CDS encoding sigma-54-dependent transcriptional regulator, with protein sequence MDKPILVVDDEPEILMAVDTTLRMAGFANIVTINDARDVIRHMEREIPGLILLDLNMPHINGGRLLKIIRKTWPKIPVIVLTGTIEVDTAVKCMKIGAMDYVIKPVEEDRLVAAVKQALALEESGSIVKKPLHQDLFAQIKNPAAFRQIITQDKKMHSIFHYVEAIAPSLQPVLICGETGVGKELIGQCIHTLSGRKGKLVVVNVAGLDDNVFSDTLFGHVTGAFTGADKARPGLIEQAAGGTLLLDEIGDLALTSQVKLLRLLQEGDYLALGSDKTRHSDARIIASTNQDLWALETQGKFRRDLIYRLSTHTLTLPPLRERLLDLPLLLDRFVCQAASELDKPIPDIPKTLIEQMETYPFKGNIRELKSMVHDAISRYEKGPITADLFKGLDAAVQQSPLDTPSPGLETDKGLPTLKEASNILVEKAMEQAGGNQSAAARILGISQQALSKRLQKIRK encoded by the coding sequence ATGGATAAACCGATCCTGGTGGTGGATGATGAGCCGGAAATTCTGATGGCCGTGGATACGACCCTGCGTATGGCCGGATTTGCCAACATTGTCACCATCAATGATGCCAGAGACGTGATCCGGCACATGGAGCGGGAGATCCCGGGACTGATCCTGCTGGATCTGAATATGCCGCATATCAACGGGGGCCGGCTGCTCAAGATCATCCGCAAAACCTGGCCGAAGATTCCCGTGATCGTGCTCACGGGCACCATTGAGGTGGACACGGCCGTGAAATGCATGAAAATCGGCGCCATGGATTATGTGATCAAACCCGTGGAGGAAGACCGGTTGGTGGCTGCGGTGAAACAGGCCCTGGCCCTGGAGGAATCCGGAAGCATCGTCAAAAAACCCCTGCATCAGGACCTGTTCGCCCAGATCAAAAATCCGGCTGCGTTCCGCCAGATCATCACCCAGGATAAAAAAATGCACTCCATTTTCCATTATGTGGAAGCCATTGCCCCGTCACTCCAGCCCGTGCTTATCTGCGGCGAAACCGGGGTGGGCAAGGAACTCATCGGCCAGTGCATCCACACTTTGAGCGGGCGTAAAGGCAAACTGGTGGTGGTGAATGTGGCCGGCTTAGATGACAATGTGTTTTCCGACACCTTGTTCGGACATGTAACGGGTGCGTTTACCGGGGCGGACAAGGCGAGGCCCGGGTTGATCGAACAGGCGGCCGGCGGCACCCTGCTGCTGGATGAAATCGGGGATTTGGCCCTGACCTCCCAGGTCAAGCTGCTGCGCCTGCTCCAGGAAGGAGATTACCTGGCCCTGGGATCGGACAAAACCCGGCATTCCGATGCCCGGATCATCGCCTCCACCAACCAGGATCTTTGGGCCCTGGAAACACAGGGAAAATTCCGCCGGGACCTGATCTACCGGTTGTCCACCCACACCCTGACCCTGCCGCCGCTACGGGAACGGCTTTTGGATCTGCCCCTGCTGCTGGACCGGTTCGTGTGCCAGGCCGCATCGGAACTGGACAAGCCCATCCCGGACATTCCCAAAACTCTGATCGAACAGATGGAAACCTATCCATTTAAAGGCAATATCCGGGAACTGAAATCCATGGTTCATGATGCCATATCCCGGTATGAAAAAGGCCCGATTACTGCGGATCTGTTCAAAGGACTGGATGCCGCCGTCCAGCAATCGCCTTTGGACACCCCGTCGCCCGGTCTGGAAACAGACAAGGGACTTCCAACGCTTAAAGAAGCTTCCAATATTCTGGTGGAAAAAGCCATGGAACAGGCCGGCGGGAACCAGTCCGCCGCTGCCAGAATCCTGGGTATTTCCCAGCAGGCTTTAAGCAAACGCCTCCAGAAAATCCGAAAATAA
- a CDS encoding oxidoreductase has protein sequence MIQYASLFEPVRIGRLEIKNRFAMAPMGPLGLSDTEGAFNQKGIDYYTARAKGGTGLLITGVTFVDNEIEKHAMPHVPCATHNPVHFIRTAKEMTERIHAYDAKIFLQMSGGFGRVTVPTNMGEYPPVAPSAIPHRWMDKICRPLKIDEIRHIVNMFGQGAFNARRAGFDGVQIHAVHEGYLIDQFAISFFNHRTDEYGGSLENRLRFARQIVKKIKQTCGEDFPVTLRYSPKSFIKDYKSGALPGETFEEKGRDIEEGIEAAKLLVAYGYDCLDVDVGSYDSWWWSHPPMYQKKGLFMPYARLMKEAVDVPIICAGRMDNPATAVEAVEKGVCDIVGLGRPLLADPDYVNKVMGNDIQSIRPCISCHEGCMGRVQTYSALNCAVNPQTCRERTAAYNPILRPKKVMIAGGGVAGCEAARVLATRGHSPVLFEKSDRLGGNLIPGGVPDFKEDDIALVNWYANQLETLEVDVRLNTRVDAAHILSGSYDAVIIATGSYPRILSLGDDDHVHTAEEVLLGKKNPGSRVLVAGGGLIGCELALWLAQQGKQVTIVEQMEKLLAVNGPLCHANSDMLEALISYNGIKVHTGTRIQSFRGGNAVCTTPDNEVIIHCDSVVLAVGYAPDRSLYEEIRFQMPNTYVLGDARRVANIMYAIWDAFEVANGI, from the coding sequence AGAAGGTGCGTTTAACCAGAAGGGGATTGATTATTATACGGCAAGGGCAAAAGGCGGCACCGGCCTTTTGATCACCGGGGTCACGTTTGTGGACAATGAGATTGAAAAGCATGCCATGCCCCATGTGCCCTGCGCCACGCACAACCCGGTTCATTTTATCCGTACCGCCAAAGAGATGACCGAGCGGATACATGCATATGATGCAAAGATTTTTCTGCAGATGTCCGGTGGATTCGGCCGGGTCACGGTCCCCACCAACATGGGGGAATACCCGCCCGTGGCGCCGTCCGCCATCCCCCATCGCTGGATGGACAAGATCTGCCGGCCCCTTAAAATAGATGAAATCCGCCATATCGTGAACATGTTTGGACAGGGGGCTTTCAATGCCAGGCGCGCGGGATTTGACGGGGTTCAGATCCATGCCGTGCATGAAGGATATCTCATCGATCAGTTTGCCATCTCATTTTTCAATCACAGGACGGATGAATATGGCGGTTCTCTTGAAAACCGGCTGCGGTTTGCCAGACAGATTGTAAAAAAAATAAAACAAACCTGTGGAGAGGATTTTCCGGTCACCCTCCGGTACAGCCCCAAAAGCTTTATCAAGGACTATAAATCAGGGGCACTCCCCGGGGAAACATTTGAAGAAAAAGGACGGGATATCGAAGAAGGGATTGAAGCGGCAAAGCTGCTGGTGGCATATGGGTATGACTGCCTGGATGTTGATGTGGGCTCCTATGATTCCTGGTGGTGGAGCCACCCGCCCATGTACCAGAAAAAAGGGTTGTTCATGCCCTATGCCAGATTGATGAAGGAGGCCGTGGATGTTCCCATCATCTGTGCCGGTCGGATGGACAACCCGGCTACCGCCGTTGAAGCCGTTGAAAAAGGGGTCTGTGACATTGTCGGGTTGGGCCGGCCATTGCTGGCGGATCCGGACTATGTGAACAAAGTGATGGGCAACGATATCCAGTCTATCCGCCCCTGCATTTCCTGCCATGAAGGCTGCATGGGAAGGGTGCAGACCTATTCGGCTCTCAATTGTGCGGTCAACCCGCAGACCTGCCGTGAGCGAACCGCCGCTTATAATCCCATCCTCAGACCCAAAAAAGTAATGATCGCCGGCGGTGGGGTGGCCGGGTGTGAAGCGGCCCGCGTTCTTGCCACCAGAGGACATTCTCCGGTTCTTTTTGAAAAATCGGACCGTCTCGGCGGCAACCTGATTCCCGGCGGTGTCCCGGATTTCAAGGAAGATGACATCGCCCTGGTCAACTGGTATGCAAATCAGCTGGAAACCCTGGAAGTGGACGTCAGGTTGAATACCCGGGTTGATGCGGCCCATATCCTGTCCGGTTCCTATGATGCGGTTATTATTGCCACCGGTTCTTATCCCAGAATCCTTTCCCTGGGAGATGATGACCATGTACATACTGCTGAAGAGGTCCTTCTCGGCAAAAAAAATCCCGGTTCAAGGGTTTTGGTGGCCGGCGGCGGCCTGATCGGATGTGAACTGGCCCTGTGGCTGGCACAGCAGGGAAAACAGGTCACCATCGTCGAGCAGATGGAAAAACTGCTGGCAGTCAACGGCCCCCTGTGCCACGCCAACAGTGATATGCTTGAGGCCCTGATTTCTTATAATGGGATAAAGGTTCACACCGGAACCCGGATTCAGTCGTTCAGAGGCGGCAACGCCGTCTGCACAACGCCTGACAATGAGGTCATCATCCACTGTGACAGCGTGGTTCTGGCAGTCGGGTATGCCCCGGACCGGTCCCTTTATGAAGAGATCCGGTTTCAGATGCCCAACACCTATGTTCTGGGGGATGCCCGGCGGGTGGCCAATATCATGTATGCCATCTGGGACGCATTTGAAGTGGCCAATGGCATCTAA
- a CDS encoding L-lactate MFS transporter — MDQVKNIGWRVTFAGLGINLALGILYTWSIFKESIKESIVAGDGRFDWNLAALNDPYAVCCLVFAFAMILAGRVQDKTGPKMTAILGGVLTGSGLILIAFSTSWIVWILGFGILTGAGLGFGYASATPPAIKWFPPAKTGMIAGMVVAGFGLASVYIAPLGTWLINRFGLSQSMLIFGVAFLVVVCVLAQFLINPPAGYVHPDARATATRAAAPAGIDFSPSEMMKTGTFYKLWLMFCVGSGAGLMIIGSVAGMAKSGMGSMAWIVVALMAVGNASGRIIAGIVSDRIGRANTLFIMLSFQAVIIFSLMFIAPGQVILLVMAATFIGFNYGTNLSLFPSVTKDFFGLKNFGVNYGLVFSAWGVGGFIFPRVSQMIVAYTGTAKMAYILAAALLMTGAVLALMTRAPETETQPPAMGIPVPVPGKN; from the coding sequence ATGGATCAGGTCAAAAACATTGGATGGCGTGTCACATTCGCCGGGCTGGGCATCAACCTGGCTTTAGGCATTCTATACACCTGGAGTATTTTCAAGGAATCCATCAAAGAATCCATTGTGGCCGGGGACGGCCGGTTCGACTGGAACCTGGCCGCGTTGAACGATCCCTATGCCGTGTGCTGTCTGGTGTTTGCTTTTGCCATGATCCTGGCCGGCCGGGTCCAGGACAAAACCGGCCCGAAAATGACAGCCATCCTGGGCGGGGTCCTCACGGGTTCGGGCCTGATTCTCATTGCATTCTCCACTTCCTGGATCGTCTGGATACTGGGGTTCGGCATTCTTACAGGCGCAGGCCTTGGATTCGGGTATGCCTCTGCCACCCCCCCGGCCATCAAATGGTTTCCTCCGGCCAAAACAGGTATGATCGCCGGCATGGTGGTGGCGGGATTCGGCCTGGCATCCGTGTATATCGCCCCTCTGGGCACCTGGCTGATCAACCGGTTCGGTCTGAGCCAGTCCATGCTGATTTTCGGGGTGGCGTTTCTGGTGGTGGTGTGTGTGCTGGCCCAGTTTCTGATCAATCCCCCGGCCGGATATGTGCATCCGGATGCCCGGGCCACGGCCACACGAGCGGCTGCACCCGCAGGCATTGATTTTTCCCCGTCCGAGATGATGAAAACCGGCACGTTTTACAAGCTGTGGCTCATGTTCTGCGTGGGCTCCGGGGCCGGGCTGATGATCATCGGCAGCGTGGCCGGCATGGCCAAGTCCGGTATGGGATCCATGGCCTGGATCGTGGTGGCGCTCATGGCCGTGGGCAATGCCTCGGGCCGGATCATCGCCGGCATCGTATCCGACCGAATCGGCCGGGCCAATACCCTGTTCATCATGCTCAGCTTTCAGGCGGTCATCATTTTTTCCCTGATGTTCATTGCACCGGGTCAAGTGATTTTGCTGGTGATGGCGGCCACGTTTATCGGGTTCAACTACGGTACCAACCTGTCTTTGTTTCCGTCCGTGACCAAGGATTTTTTCGGGCTGAAAAACTTCGGGGTCAACTATGGTCTGGTGTTTTCCGCCTGGGGCGTGGGCGGGTTTATCTTCCCCCGGGTATCCCAGATGATCGTGGCCTATACTGGCACGGCGAAGATGGCTTATATCCTGGCAGCCGCCCTGCTGATGACCGGCGCCGTGCTGGCCTTGATGACCCGGGCGCCTGAGACCGAAACCCAACCCCCGGCCATGGGTATTCCGGTGCCCGTTCCCGGAAAAAACTGA